From one Suricata suricatta isolate VVHF042 chromosome 8, meerkat_22Aug2017_6uvM2_HiC, whole genome shotgun sequence genomic stretch:
- the LOC115297731 gene encoding antizyme inhibitor 2-like yields the protein MPGLYLVEGSVGGSGTNSPLGNPKESQGPSGSLWPKELIMLEPGESAWQVVLKKIQELSDSDQRDPFMVANLGVLASRHRAFCQALPRVSPFYAVKCNNSIWVLRVLASLGTGFDCASQLELEQVLGLGVAPSRIIYANPCKPVSHIQYAARHGVQLLTFDSEEELTKVAQHYPGARLVLRLWTQDSESVFPLSAKFGASLEACECLLKSARDLGLTVVGTSFHVGSNCQTPHSFMQAVADCRRVFEMGRAFGHDMSLLDIGGGFPGAEGCEPQFEEMARVISAALAQDFPEGSGVEIIAEPGRFYTASVCMAAVNIIAKKAVLEAGGRRKLLYFLNDGHYGIFRIFLREPLPRMPIVVKEFCSEPPLFPCTLYGPTCDAFDKLFQEEVQLPELDVGDWLVFPSMGAYTSAMSSTFNGFLPASTCYAMEHELRIRQPDGPQLTLSPMTLVLGWELRTLTFTTSGPGGYVVMGGSLH from the exons ATGCCGGGACTGTACCTGGTGGAGGGATCTGTTGGAGGGTCAGGCACGAACAGCCCCCTTGGGAACCCAAAGGAGAGTCAAGGACCTTCTGGAAGCCTGTGGCCAAAGGAGCTCATCATGCTGGAGCCTGGGGAATCTGCCTGGCAGGTCGTCCTAAAGAAGATTCAGGAGCTCTCTGATTCA GACCAGCGAGACCCCTTCATGGTAGCCAACCTGGGTGTGCTGGCCAGCCGTCATCGCGCCTTCTGCCAGGCCCTGCCGCGGGTCTCGCCCTTCTACGCAGTCAAGTGCAACAACAGCATATGGGTGCTACGTGTCCTGGCCTCCCTGGGCACCGGCTTcgactgtgccagccag ctggagctggagcaggTGTTGGGCCTGGGCGTGGCCCCTTCACGCATCATCTATGCCAACCCCTGCAAGCCTGTCTCCCACATCCAGTATGCTGCCCGCCACGGGGTGCAGCTCCTGACCTTCGACAGTGAGGAGGAGTTGACCAAGGTGGCCCAGCACTACCCTGGGGCCAG GCTGGTCCTCCGGCTGTGGACCCAGGACAGTGAAAGCGTCTTTCCCCTGAGCGCCAAGTTCGGGGCAAGCCTGGAGGCGTGTGAATGCCTGCTCAAGTCTGCCAGGGACCTGGGGTTGACTGTGGTCGGAACCAG CTTCCACGTGGGCTCGAACTGCCAGACACCGCACAGCTTCATGCAGGCCGTCGCTGACTGCCGGCGTGTATTTGAGATGGGCCGCGCATTCGGGCATGACATGAGCCTCCTGGACATCGGAGGGGGCTTCCCCGGAGCGGAAGGCTGTGAGCCTCAGTTtgaggag ATGGCGAGAGTGATCAGTGCTGCCCTGGCCCAGGACTTCCCTGAGGGGAGTGGTGTTGAGATCATCGCGGAGCCTGGACGATTCTACACGGCGTCTGTCTGCATGGCCGCTGTCAACATCATTGCCAAGAAGGCTGTGCTGGAGGCCG GAGGCCGCCGGAAACTGCTGTACTTTCTCAACGATGGCCACTACGGCATTTTTCGAATCTTCCTCCGGGAGCCTCTTCCCAGGATGCCCATTGTGGTGAAG GAGTTTTGCTCAGAGCCGCCCCTCTTCCCCTGTACCCTGTACGGTCCCACGTGCGATGCCTTTGACAAGCTCTTCCAAGAGGAGGTGCAGCTGCCCGAGTTGGACGTCGGTGACTGGCTTGTCTTCCCCTCCATGGGCGCTTATACATCCGCCATGAGCTCCACCTTCAACGGCTTCCTGCCCGCCTCTACCTGCTATGCCATGGAGCACGAGCTCAG GATCAGGCAGCCCGATGGGCCCCAGCTGACCCTCAGCCCCATG ACCCTGGTCCTGGGGTGGGAGCTGAGAACCCTCACCTTTACAACAAGTGGCCCCGGAGGCTACGTCGTGATGGGAGGCAGCCTGCACTGA